The Shewanella sp. MTB7 genome includes a window with the following:
- the yjjX gene encoding inosine/xanthosine triphosphatase: protein MKLKEIKIVVGSTNPVKVQAAKSAVKQLFPNAEIQCVGRQAPSGVAEQPMTADETLKGAINRVEYCQSAPEIEKADLYIAIEGGVDNFSYGPATFAYVVIGHHGQRVVGRSALLPLPLIIYRALNEGEELGDVMDRLFNTQNTKQQGGAIGLLTQGVATRESIYTQALILAMAPLLNDELYQL from the coding sequence ATTAAGCTAAAAGAAATTAAAATCGTGGTTGGTTCAACCAATCCTGTCAAAGTACAAGCTGCCAAATCAGCAGTAAAGCAACTCTTTCCCAACGCCGAAATTCAATGTGTCGGCCGTCAAGCCCCCTCGGGCGTAGCTGAACAACCTATGACAGCCGATGAAACCCTTAAAGGTGCAATAAACAGGGTTGAGTATTGTCAATCAGCGCCAGAAATTGAAAAAGCAGACCTTTATATTGCTATTGAAGGTGGGGTTGATAACTTCAGCTATGGTCCGGCAACATTTGCGTATGTTGTGATTGGCCATCATGGTCAACGTGTCGTTGGCCGTAGCGCACTGCTTCCGCTTCCCCTTATCATTTATAGAGCATTGAATGAAGGGGAGGAGTTGGGCGATGTGATGGACAGACTTTTCAACACGCAAAATACCAAACAACAAGGCGGAGCAATTGGATTGTTGACTCAAGGCGTTGCCACTCGAGAGAGTATCTATACTCAAGCCCTTATCTTAGCTATGGCGCCTTTACTAAATGATGAGTTATACCAACTTTAG
- a CDS encoding bifunctional helix-turn-helix transcriptional regulator/GNAT family N-acetyltransferase, with protein MEVDEKSESCTRVKARTGLRTVSRHIVRQLGMLNSAFGDLPLSPAQAHTLIELSNEAMSIKQLSQLLNIDKSNASRAVTHLIDKGFAYTQSNPKDTRSLLAHLTPQGKKQLQKLHYQQNTIFDQILCQLSPEEATNIESAMSAYNKAICRTQAQQGYIIREITPADDVAIAQLIREVSAEYGLTADKGYSVADPTLESTSAQYQAMGSRYWVIELDGLILGGAGIAPLSNEQGICELQKMYFNQQIRGMGFAKRMGYLALNYARRQQYQACYLETTACLKEAINLYEAIGFEHVSQHLGNTGHDACELPMLLKLG; from the coding sequence ATTGAAGTAGATGAAAAGAGCGAATCCTGCACTCGAGTCAAAGCCCGGACGGGCCTGAGAACGGTATCTCGTCACATTGTCAGACAACTAGGTATGCTAAATTCAGCATTTGGGGATCTTCCCTTATCCCCAGCTCAGGCTCATACACTAATCGAATTAAGTAATGAAGCGATGTCAATCAAGCAACTCTCGCAACTGCTTAATATAGATAAGTCGAACGCCAGCCGAGCAGTAACACACCTGATCGACAAAGGCTTTGCTTACACCCAGAGCAACCCTAAAGATACCCGAAGCCTACTTGCCCATTTAACGCCTCAAGGGAAAAAGCAGCTACAAAAACTACACTATCAACAAAACACTATTTTCGATCAGATCTTATGTCAGCTCTCTCCAGAGGAAGCCACTAATATTGAGTCAGCGATGTCCGCCTACAATAAAGCCATCTGTCGCACCCAAGCTCAACAAGGCTATATCATCAGAGAGATAACTCCTGCAGATGATGTTGCTATCGCTCAACTAATAAGAGAGGTCTCTGCTGAATATGGGCTTACGGCGGATAAAGGCTACAGCGTTGCCGATCCCACCTTAGAGAGCACCAGTGCACAATATCAGGCCATGGGTTCACGTTATTGGGTCATTGAACTCGATGGGCTTATACTCGGTGGAGCGGGTATAGCTCCACTAAGCAATGAACAAGGTATCTGTGAACTGCAAAAAATGTACTTTAATCAACAGATAAGAGGCATGGGGTTTGCGAAACGTATGGGTTATCTAGCACTCAATTATGCCCGAAGACAGCAGTATCAAGCCTGTTATCTTGAGACCACAGCCTGTTTAAAAGAGGCGATTAACTTGTATGAAGCCATCGGTTTCGAGCATGTTTCACAGCATTTAGGCAATACGGGTCACGATGCTTGTGAATTACCTATGTTATTAAAACTAGGATAG
- a CDS encoding NADP(H)-dependent aldo-keto reductase, which yields MEYRRIPHSNLEVSELCLGTMTWGEQNTQSEAFAQLDYAIEQGINFIDTAEMYPVPPKADTQGATERILGNYLKKTGNRDNLVIATKVSSPGGKSDFIRPNMALDWCNIHEAVDTSLARLQIETIDLYQLHWPDRNSNFFGELSYQQIDDNEKLTPIIDTLEALASLQKEGKIRYIGVSNETPWGLMKYLQLAEKHGLPRVISVQNPYNLLNRSFEVGMAEISHREEVPLLAYSPLAFGALSGKYLDGQWPEGARLTLFKRFARYTGTQLALDATKAYVELAHEFKLSPAQMSLAFVNSRKFVVSNIIGATNLEQLKENIDSINTSISPELMIRLDELALIYRMPCP from the coding sequence ATGGAATATCGTCGAATACCACATTCCAACCTTGAAGTAAGTGAGCTCTGTTTAGGAACCATGACCTGGGGTGAACAGAACACACAATCAGAAGCATTTGCCCAACTTGATTACGCCATCGAGCAAGGCATTAATTTTATTGATACTGCTGAAATGTATCCCGTCCCACCCAAAGCTGACACCCAAGGCGCAACCGAGCGCATCTTAGGTAACTATTTAAAGAAAACCGGTAATCGCGACAATTTAGTGATCGCAACTAAGGTCTCATCTCCAGGGGGAAAGAGCGATTTCATACGCCCTAATATGGCACTGGACTGGTGCAATATACATGAAGCTGTCGACACCTCACTGGCACGTTTACAGATAGAAACCATCGATCTATATCAGCTTCATTGGCCCGACAGAAACAGCAACTTCTTCGGCGAGCTCTCCTACCAACAGATCGATGATAACGAGAAGCTCACCCCTATCATTGATACCTTAGAAGCCCTTGCTTCACTACAAAAAGAGGGCAAAATCCGCTACATAGGCGTCTCCAATGAAACACCTTGGGGATTAATGAAATACCTGCAACTCGCAGAGAAACATGGTCTACCTCGAGTTATCAGCGTGCAAAACCCCTACAATCTGCTAAACCGCAGTTTCGAAGTAGGCATGGCAGAGATAAGTCATCGGGAAGAGGTGCCTCTACTGGCATACTCACCACTCGCCTTTGGCGCACTCTCTGGCAAGTACTTAGACGGCCAATGGCCTGAAGGTGCTCGTCTGACTCTATTTAAGCGCTTTGCCCGTTATACTGGTACTCAGCTCGCCCTCGATGCCACTAAAGCCTATGTAGAGCTAGCCCATGAGTTCAAACTCAGCCCAGCACAGATGTCATTAGCCTTTGTAAATTCACGTAAGTTCGTTGTCTCAAATATCATCGGAGCGACAAATCTTGAACAGCTCAAAGAGAATATCGACAGCATCAATACCAGCATTTCCCCTGAATTGATGATACGACTCGATGAACTGGCACTGATTTATCGGATGCCTTGTCCATAG
- a CDS encoding cysteine desulfurase, which produces MDFPQLRAQFPTLEQTLAGYPLCYLDTAATSQKPKQVIVAMSRYYETDNANVHRAAHQLSSRATSQYEAVRDSLTDFIHAKRREEIIFTHGTTESINMVAHGLIEQIKTGDLILIDTAAHHANIVPWQELAKRTGAIIKPIPLTDECRLDEAAFDALLQEKPAIVALSHVSNALGTLNPINVLVARAKQAGAITLVDGAQAIAHLEVNVQELDCDFYVFSGHKMYGPTGIGVLYGRFEILDTLTPLMTGGEMIKSVSFEATQFNILPNRLEAGTPPIAEVIGLGAAIDFINALPRADIAKQEAELLNYLQTRLKQLGDITLYGANDNNIGAVAFNLADEHHQDVGILLDQQGIAVRCGHHCAMPLMQSLGIKGCCRASLGIYSSKEDIDRFIDALASVKEMLL; this is translated from the coding sequence ATGGACTTTCCTCAGCTGCGCGCTCAATTTCCCACACTAGAGCAAACTTTAGCGGGCTACCCACTGTGCTACTTAGATACTGCAGCCACCAGTCAAAAGCCTAAGCAAGTCATCGTAGCCATGAGCCGATATTATGAAACAGATAATGCCAATGTTCACCGGGCCGCCCACCAACTGTCATCCAGAGCCACCAGTCAATATGAAGCGGTGCGTGACAGTCTGACCGATTTTATCCATGCTAAGCGCCGTGAAGAGATCATCTTTACCCATGGCACCACTGAATCCATCAACATGGTCGCACACGGCTTAATCGAGCAAATTAAAACCGGTGATCTGATACTGATCGACACCGCCGCACACCACGCCAATATTGTGCCTTGGCAAGAGTTAGCCAAACGCACCGGGGCTATCATCAAGCCCATCCCGTTAACCGACGAATGTCGCCTCGATGAAGCCGCTTTCGATGCCCTGTTACAAGAAAAGCCCGCGATTGTTGCACTCAGTCATGTTTCCAATGCGTTAGGCACGCTCAATCCGATTAACGTTCTAGTCGCTCGCGCTAAGCAAGCCGGAGCAATAACCTTAGTTGATGGCGCTCAAGCTATCGCGCATCTCGAGGTGAATGTTCAGGAGTTGGACTGTGATTTCTATGTCTTTTCCGGCCATAAAATGTATGGCCCCACTGGCATAGGTGTACTCTACGGGCGCTTTGAGATATTGGACACCTTAACTCCGTTAATGACAGGCGGAGAGATGATTAAAAGCGTGAGCTTCGAGGCAACCCAATTTAATATCCTCCCTAATCGACTCGAAGCCGGTACGCCTCCTATTGCAGAGGTGATAGGTTTAGGCGCTGCTATCGACTTTATCAACGCCCTCCCCAGAGCCGACATTGCCAAGCAGGAAGCTGAACTTCTAAACTACCTGCAAACTCGGCTCAAACAGCTAGGTGATATCACCCTTTATGGTGCCAATGACAACAATATCGGCGCCGTGGCATTTAACCTGGCCGATGAGCATCACCAAGATGTCGGCATACTTCTCGATCAACAAGGTATTGCAGTCCGATGTGGTCATCACTGCGCTATGCCGTTAATGCAAAGCTTAGGGATCAAAGGCTGTTGCCGCGCGTCACTGGGGATATATAGCAGTAAAGAGGATATCGACCGTTTTATCGATGCGCTTGCATCGGTAAAAGAGATGTTGTTGTAA
- a CDS encoding SufE family protein yields the protein MSQVSQPSQETFLALKLDSNEILPLFEQASNWQERYRQIMLLGKALPKLDEAYRIESAQVRGCENTAWLYHSAIEDKHYFVADSDARIVKGLIALLLTACHGKTSDEIASFDIEGYFDMLGLTGQLSPSRTNGLFALAKAIKAFAV from the coding sequence ATGAGTCAAGTATCACAGCCCTCTCAGGAAACATTTTTAGCGCTTAAGCTCGACAGCAACGAGATATTGCCGCTTTTTGAGCAAGCCAGTAACTGGCAAGAGCGCTATCGTCAAATCATGTTGCTCGGCAAAGCCCTACCAAAGCTTGATGAAGCGTATCGCATCGAATCGGCACAAGTCAGAGGGTGTGAAAACACCGCTTGGCTCTACCATAGTGCAATCGAAGACAAACACTATTTCGTTGCCGATAGCGATGCACGAATCGTCAAAGGGCTTATCGCCCTATTATTAACAGCCTGTCATGGTAAAACCTCTGATGAGATCGCCAGTTTCGACATTGAAGGCTACTTCGATATGTTAGGGCTAACGGGACAACTAAGCCCCTCGCGGACGAATGGCTTGTTTGCCTTGGCTAAGGCAATTAAAGCTTTTGCTGTTTAG
- a CDS encoding TRAP transporter permease, with amino-acid sequence MAPHSDLLPTSDPSLSLAKERSIKLLGYLVLIIAVALSAFQIWQGITSTISATYFRPVHLSWVLVLIFLHYPLIKNRKSQLYLPGRVFDLALCGLTLFGAYRMSIFDYNDIDHLLYGLGMVDLVAGCALIVLLMEGCRRTVGWVMVLIAVIFLSYSAFGNLLPDAFATKSYSLQELIQFQIYSANGVFGSALGIAATTVFIFVLFGAFLEVTGAGKFFIDLAFSIAGKYRGGPAKAAVLASAGLGSISGSAIANTVTTGSVTIPMMKKLGYKPEQAAGIEAAASTGGQIMPPIMGAGAFVMAQFTGVPYSEIMLASIAPAILYFFCTLLYVHLMACKLNLQAVSRTEAVITVMKQGAHHLIPLALITTLLMMAYSPLLVGVAGCAAILVTAALRKHSRIGFTKFISGMKNGALMALPISAACGAAGIIVGVVGQTGIGLQFTQFVMAFSGGYMLVALGLISIVALILGMGLPVTAAYIVLAVMAVPMLGDFGLPLLTAHLIVFWLSQTSNVTPPIALAAFAGAGVANANPMKSSVEAFKLAGGLFIIPIMMAYTDLLSPDASMLEFVFAIAQTTAIIIAIAIAIEGYLLRKLSRVERVIALMTVPLILLNPLGTGFVGILLIVGLIIVQWKTRDVLEVG; translated from the coding sequence ATGGCTCCTCATTCAGATCTACTCCCAACGAGTGATCCCAGTTTAAGCCTGGCTAAAGAGCGGTCTATCAAGCTACTTGGTTATCTGGTGTTGATTATTGCCGTAGCACTGTCGGCTTTTCAGATCTGGCAGGGTATCACCTCGACCATCTCTGCGACCTATTTCAGACCCGTTCATTTGAGTTGGGTATTGGTGCTTATTTTCCTGCACTATCCCTTGATAAAGAATCGCAAAAGTCAGTTATACCTGCCGGGGAGAGTGTTTGATTTAGCGCTTTGCGGGCTAACCTTGTTTGGCGCATATCGGATGTCGATATTTGATTATAACGATATTGATCATCTTCTCTATGGATTGGGGATGGTCGACTTAGTCGCAGGTTGCGCTTTGATTGTGCTGTTGATGGAAGGGTGTCGACGTACTGTCGGCTGGGTGATGGTATTGATTGCCGTTATTTTTCTCTCCTATAGTGCTTTTGGCAATCTGTTGCCTGATGCGTTTGCGACAAAATCCTATTCATTGCAGGAGTTGATCCAGTTTCAGATCTATTCAGCCAATGGCGTGTTTGGTTCAGCTCTTGGTATTGCGGCAACCACTGTGTTTATTTTTGTGCTCTTTGGGGCCTTCTTGGAAGTGACGGGGGCAGGTAAGTTCTTTATCGACTTGGCTTTCTCTATTGCGGGGAAATACCGAGGTGGCCCAGCTAAGGCGGCAGTGCTGGCATCCGCGGGTTTAGGGTCTATCTCAGGATCTGCCATTGCCAATACGGTGACCACAGGTTCTGTCACCATTCCTATGATGAAAAAGCTCGGTTATAAGCCAGAACAGGCGGCAGGGATCGAAGCCGCTGCTTCGACTGGTGGGCAGATCATGCCGCCCATCATGGGGGCGGGAGCTTTTGTGATGGCTCAATTTACTGGCGTTCCTTACAGTGAGATCATGCTGGCTTCAATCGCACCCGCTATTCTCTATTTCTTTTGTACACTGCTCTACGTGCATTTGATGGCATGTAAGTTAAACCTGCAAGCTGTGAGTCGCACTGAAGCGGTGATTACTGTGATGAAGCAAGGCGCCCACCACTTAATTCCATTGGCGTTGATCACGACACTCTTGATGATGGCCTATTCGCCGCTATTAGTAGGGGTTGCAGGTTGTGCCGCTATCTTGGTCACTGCTGCGTTACGTAAACATAGCCGTATCGGGTTCACTAAGTTTATTAGCGGGATGAAAAACGGTGCCTTGATGGCGCTACCAATCTCGGCGGCCTGTGGCGCCGCGGGTATTATTGTCGGCGTGGTAGGGCAGACGGGGATCGGTTTACAGTTCACTCAGTTTGTCATGGCGTTTTCTGGCGGATATATGTTGGTGGCGCTGGGGCTTATCAGTATTGTGGCGCTGATATTGGGGATGGGATTACCTGTCACTGCGGCCTATATTGTACTCGCAGTCATGGCGGTGCCCATGTTAGGGGATTTTGGTTTGCCGCTGTTAACAGCGCACCTTATTGTATTTTGGCTGTCACAAACATCGAATGTGACTCCACCCATTGCTTTAGCGGCTTTTGCAGGCGCGGGTGTGGCCAATGCTAATCCAATGAAGTCATCAGTCGAAGCGTTCAAACTTGCTGGTGGCCTGTTTATCATTCCGATCATGATGGCCTATACCGATCTACTCAGTCCTGATGCAAGTATGCTCGAGTTTGTATTTGCCATCGCACAGACTACGGCGATTATCATCGCTATTGCCATCGCCATCGAAGGGTACCTGCTGCGTAAATTATCGAGAGTAGAAAGAGTGATTGCACTGATGACAGTACCGTTAATTCTACTCAATCCATTGGGTACAGGGTTTGTTGGCATTTTACTCATCGTCGGTTTGATTATAGTGCAGTGGAAAACGCGAGATGTGCTCGAAGTAGGGTAG
- a CDS encoding TAXI family TRAP transporter solute-binding subunit — protein MLYRALTLALLLVLPSVAHAENYSIGTGGQSGVYYPFGGALAKVWSEQIPDVNVKAEVTAASVENTIKVVRGDMIAGIAMGNVVLDAYKGEGKFKGKLPVKTLFALYPNLVHALTLDKSGITSLADLKGKRISLGAPASGTAVTSAALLESIGIDVKKDIDAVYLNYSETTNALANGQIDAGFIVGGQGVGAVTQVALTHDINILPISAKESAAFIQAFPAYSSYTIPADTYNQVPAILTLSVWNVLVVNAKMSDDMAYNLTKSAFENIDQVRKVVKAADMTTPANANRLKGVPLHAGAQKYFDSLQ, from the coding sequence ATGTTGTATCGTGCGCTTACCCTAGCATTACTGCTTGTTTTACCCTCGGTGGCTCATGCTGAAAACTACTCTATTGGTACGGGTGGACAAAGCGGCGTCTACTATCCATTTGGAGGCGCGTTAGCTAAGGTATGGTCTGAACAGATCCCCGATGTAAATGTGAAAGCTGAAGTGACCGCAGCGTCAGTTGAGAACACCATTAAGGTCGTTCGTGGCGATATGATTGCTGGTATCGCCATGGGCAATGTGGTGTTGGATGCGTATAAGGGGGAGGGCAAGTTTAAGGGTAAGCTGCCGGTTAAGACCTTGTTTGCCTTGTACCCTAATTTGGTCCATGCCCTGACGTTAGATAAATCAGGCATTACCTCTCTGGCAGATCTTAAAGGTAAGCGTATCTCATTGGGGGCTCCTGCTAGTGGAACGGCAGTAACTTCTGCGGCGCTGCTTGAATCTATTGGTATCGACGTGAAAAAGGATATCGATGCGGTATACCTTAATTATTCTGAAACCACCAATGCGTTAGCAAATGGTCAAATTGATGCTGGCTTTATTGTCGGCGGCCAAGGGGTGGGTGCGGTCACTCAGGTTGCGTTAACCCATGATATTAATATCTTACCTATTTCAGCCAAAGAGAGTGCTGCATTTATTCAGGCGTTCCCAGCTTACAGCAGTTACACCATTCCAGCAGATACTTATAATCAGGTGCCAGCGATATTAACATTGAGTGTGTGGAACGTGTTGGTGGTCAATGCCAAGATGAGTGACGACATGGCTTACAATCTGACAAAGTCAGCATTTGAGAATATTGATCAGGTGCGTAAAGTAGTTAAGGCGGCTGATATGACCACACCTGCTAATGCCAACCGTCTCAAAGGCGTGCCTTTGCATGCGGGTGCACAGAAATATTTTGATTCATTGCAGTAA
- a CDS encoding peptidylprolyl isomerase, translated as MSKTACALHILVKHKELAEDIIQKLNKGAKFDVLAKKHSSCPSGKNGGSLGEFKRGQMVPAFDKVCFNEALITPHLVKTKFGWHVIKILYRT; from the coding sequence ATGTCAAAAACCGCTTGCGCACTGCATATTTTAGTCAAACATAAAGAGCTGGCCGAAGATATTATCCAGAAACTCAATAAAGGCGCAAAGTTTGATGTACTTGCCAAGAAACACTCAAGTTGCCCATCAGGGAAAAATGGTGGCAGTTTAGGGGAATTTAAGCGAGGCCAGATGGTGCCTGCTTTTGATAAAGTCTGCTTTAACGAAGCACTCATCACCCCCCACTTAGTAAAAACCAAATTTGGTTGGCATGTCATAAAAATCCTATATCGCACTTGA
- a CDS encoding LysR family transcriptional regulator has protein sequence MRHLKAFHTFHIAAASTSYREAAEKLSITHGAVSKQIKILENYLQQSLFYRQGRHVYLTKEGELLKEYTVQAFQTLELGVSKVRHVNQQCIEVSCEPTLTMRWLMPRLSVFHDDTSGDVRLSTAGGPVALGVTGLSMAIRRDDFELHSAHQKIELVEEWVGPVFSPEYWLRVKGDLSKVIKLHSESRISAWKDWLADSTLNMDLGHSEQTFAHFYFCFQAAVDGLGAAIGSYPLVADDLKQGRLIAPFGFIRSGHHYVLLKQERESTSLETKFINWLQHTLSECVPEESLRGPLLF, from the coding sequence ATGAGACATCTGAAAGCTTTTCATACTTTTCATATTGCAGCGGCCTCAACCAGTTATAGAGAAGCCGCTGAGAAGCTCTCTATTACCCATGGAGCGGTGAGTAAGCAGATAAAAATATTGGAAAATTATCTACAACAATCTTTGTTCTATCGACAAGGTAGGCATGTTTATCTGACTAAAGAGGGGGAACTATTAAAGGAGTATACGGTTCAGGCTTTTCAGACTTTAGAGTTGGGAGTGAGTAAGGTTAGACACGTTAATCAACAATGTATAGAGGTATCATGTGAACCCACCTTAACGATGCGATGGTTAATGCCACGCCTGTCAGTTTTCCATGATGATACTTCTGGAGATGTTAGATTATCTACTGCTGGTGGTCCAGTGGCCCTAGGAGTGACTGGGTTATCTATGGCTATTCGCCGTGATGATTTTGAATTGCACTCTGCTCATCAAAAAATTGAATTGGTCGAAGAGTGGGTTGGTCCTGTGTTTTCTCCTGAATATTGGCTAAGGGTTAAAGGGGATCTTAGCAAAGTGATTAAATTGCATAGTGAAAGCCGGATCTCTGCTTGGAAAGATTGGTTGGCAGATTCAACATTGAATATGGATTTAGGTCATAGTGAGCAAACGTTTGCTCATTTTTATTTTTGTTTTCAGGCTGCAGTTGATGGTTTAGGCGCTGCTATTGGTTCATATCCTTTAGTGGCTGATGACTTAAAACAGGGGAGGTTGATCGCTCCTTTTGGGTTTATCCGCTCAGGTCACCATTATGTTTTGCTCAAGCAGGAAAGAGAATCAACCTCTTTGGAGACTAAGTTTATCAACTGGTTGCAACATACGTTAAGTGAGTGCGTACCTGAAGAGTCACTTAGAGGGCCACTTCTATTTTGA
- a CDS encoding LysE family translocator: protein MEWLSLAVLGILIVMSPGADFVLVLRNSLNQGRRIGLWTAIGVSLAITVHISYSMLGIGYLISQNELLFTLIRYAGAGYLIYLGIIGLLSSNQAIDTSSSSSKQSTALSAMTQGFLCNLLNPKTMLFFLSIFSQLLGSEQSNQSEALIYGLYMIVLHACWFSVVAILFTSKRLQSHLNRIKQKINQACGAGLIILGIALGFKS, encoded by the coding sequence ATGGAGTGGTTAAGTTTAGCGGTATTAGGAATACTGATCGTTATGAGTCCTGGTGCTGACTTCGTCTTAGTATTAAGAAACAGCTTAAATCAGGGAAGAAGGATTGGCCTTTGGACTGCTATCGGAGTTAGCCTAGCCATTACCGTGCATATCAGTTACTCCATGCTTGGTATTGGTTACTTAATATCACAAAATGAATTGTTATTTACCCTTATTCGTTACGCTGGAGCAGGCTATTTAATCTATCTAGGCATTATAGGATTGCTCTCAAGCAATCAAGCTATCGATACCTCAAGCTCTTCAAGTAAACAAAGTACGGCACTAAGCGCCATGACTCAAGGGTTTCTCTGTAATCTATTAAACCCTAAAACTATGCTGTTTTTCTTGAGTATATTCAGTCAACTGCTCGGCTCTGAACAGTCGAATCAATCGGAAGCACTTATCTATGGACTCTATATGATTGTTTTGCATGCTTGCTGGTTCAGTGTTGTCGCAATCCTCTTTACATCAAAGCGATTACAAAGTCACCTTAACCGAATTAAACAAAAAATAAACCAAGCCTGTGGTGCAGGCTTAATTATTTTAGGTATCGCATTAGGTTTCAAATCTTAA
- a CDS encoding PH domain-containing protein: protein MGLLDSLMGNASEVNLEELTEELNPIMGDNEQLHLAYKVIRDMFVFTNKRLILIDKQGLTGKKVSYHSIPYKAITHFEVETAGRFDMDSELKLWISGQKDPLVKELRKGTDVVGIQKTIANFSL, encoded by the coding sequence ATGGGACTATTAGATTCGTTAATGGGCAATGCCTCAGAAGTTAATTTAGAAGAGTTAACTGAAGAGCTTAACCCAATTATGGGTGATAATGAGCAACTGCACTTGGCTTACAAAGTCATTCGTGACATGTTTGTGTTTACTAATAAGCGTCTGATTTTAATTGATAAGCAAGGTTTGACAGGCAAGAAAGTCAGCTATCACTCTATTCCTTACAAGGCCATCACCCATTTTGAAGTGGAAACTGCGGGACGATTCGATATGGATTCAGAGTTGAAGCTGTGGATCTCCGGTCAAAAAGATCCACTGGTTAAAGAGCTTAGAAAAGGCACCGATGTGGTCGGCATTCAGAAGACTATCGCCAATTTTTCTCTTTAG
- a CDS encoding helix-turn-helix transcriptional regulator, whose amino-acid sequence MPTKIVSNTPKFVVFDLQKLSATQYMIFGADYVLIRPKTTGCTLHLTNVHYRLNIGQIVLLAPFNPFRLSLDTKSSYRNKTLDCDVLHFRLNGMGLTFIDSQQFAEVKSMLENARNGLLYEGEQITGIGKEFNFIENSFEFSQVLNILGILDKLSKQEPKQILLEDYIEINHVKKIEDKLNTCIRYIQEHLTEPLTVAMVAGQIYMGVSTFSRFFNANMGITFWQYVIEQRVRRSASLLVKTDNSISYICAEVGFTSISSYNTKFKELMKLTPKQYRINHMDMRSGIETSRIVATQINKCFLV is encoded by the coding sequence ATGCCTACAAAAATCGTTTCAAATACTCCCAAGTTTGTTGTATTTGATTTGCAAAAATTATCAGCTACACAGTATATGATTTTTGGGGCTGATTACGTGTTAATACGTCCCAAAACAACGGGATGTACTTTACACCTTACTAATGTTCATTACCGACTTAATATTGGACAGATTGTTCTGCTTGCTCCCTTTAACCCGTTCCGACTTTCTTTGGACACTAAATCATCGTATCGTAATAAAACTTTGGATTGTGATGTTCTGCACTTCAGACTAAATGGGATGGGCTTGACTTTCATTGACAGCCAGCAATTTGCCGAGGTGAAGTCTATGCTAGAGAATGCCAGAAATGGCTTATTATATGAAGGGGAACAAATAACTGGAATTGGTAAAGAGTTCAATTTTATAGAGAATTCATTTGAATTTTCTCAGGTTTTGAATATTCTCGGTATACTTGATAAGTTATCTAAACAGGAGCCTAAGCAAATTCTTCTTGAAGACTATATTGAAATAAATCATGTCAAAAAGATTGAAGATAAACTTAATACATGCATTCGCTATATTCAAGAGCACCTTACCGAACCACTAACGGTTGCAATGGTTGCTGGGCAGATATATATGGGTGTGAGTACTTTCTCTCGATTCTTTAATGCCAATATGGGCATTACTTTTTGGCAGTATGTTATAGAGCAAAGAGTCAGACGTTCGGCAAGTTTACTGGTTAAAACTGATAACTCCATCTCCTATATTTGTGCTGAAGTCGGTTTTACTTCTATCTCAAGTTATAACACTAAGTTTAAAGAACTAATGAAACTTACACCAAAACAATACCGAATTAATCATATGGATATGAGAAGTGGGATAGAAACATCTCGCATAGTAGCCACGCAAATTAACAAGTGTTTTTTAGTATAA